The genomic window ATATACAATGTAGGTCGTGTTCTACACCAATTTACCTGCGTTGTTCGGATGTACGTAAGCTAGCTTTAATATAGGaacgttagcatttttgctagcCTGCTATCTTCATTcgacaaaaatgacaaacagcATATTCCAGTTCCAATTTGACACAAATTAAGAAAACATATACATAATTTAGGTCGTATTCTACACCAATTTACCTGCGTCGTTCGGATGTAAGTAAGCTATCTTTAATATAGGAACGTTAGCATATTTCGCTAGCCTGCTGTCGTCATTCGACAAGAATGACAAACAACTCCAATTTCACACGAAGTAATATATTCCAGTTCCAATTTGACACAAAGtaacaaaacatatatataaaatgtaggTCGTATTCTACACCATTTACCTGCGTTGTTCGGATGTAAGTAAGCTAGCTTTAATTTAGGAGCGTTAGCGTGTTTTGCTAGCCTGCTATCTTCATTCGACAAGAATGACAAACAACATATTCCGGTTCCAATTTGACACAAAGTAACAAAATATCTATACAATGTAGGTCGTATTCTACACCAATTTGACTGCGTTGCTCGGATGTAAGTCAGCTAGCTTTAATATCGGAGCGTTAGCATATTTTGATAGCCTGCTATCGTCATTCGACTAGAATGACAAACAACATATTCCGGTTACAATTTCACACAAAGTAACAACATATTCCGGTTCCAATTTGACACAAAGTAACATCATATTCCAGTTCCAATTTAACACGCATAAAGGAGTGAAATGTAATGGGACAGCTGTGACTTCCTCCAAGGGTGACATTGCTAGCTCGCGGTTAGCCACACTTACGATGAGctcttttctgtgcgggttGTTGAGTTGCGTCTGGTATTGCCTCTTCAAATTCGCCCGCAGCGCCGCCCGCTCTTCCTCGGCGCGTCGGTACTCCGGCGAAACGTTAAAGTACTCTTTGGGGTCCAATGTTTTGGGACGCGTGGCCAAGGGCGCCTCTCGATAGTCCGCCATTGCTGTTCGTACAAACGCGATTTGGTGAACTCACGCGAGTCGAGTGACTCTTTGCCTGAACTCTCGCGCGGAGTCATTGCCATGGAAACGGAACTGCCATCTTTGTTGACAATCTTGTCGACGAcagctaatgtttacatttggacCATTTGTGGTATAATAGTGCTTCGTTTTTTACCCTAATTAGTCGGAATGGAACAAGAAAATGTTGTTGATCACGAAGAGGATGAAGACGAGTATGATGATGAAGATAGTTTGTCAGAAGAAGATTTGGAGGCCACAGTCCAAACCATCAACGAGCGCGAGAAAAGAGCACAAACTCTTTCTTCCGGGTTTGAACTTCCGGTCACCGTGGATGACTTTTTACGCAGTTTTCTCAGCGAAATGGGGATGACTGCAACCCTCGACTGTTTTCAAGCGGAGTGGACGGAGGCGGTGCACAGGCGCCTGGTGGACCCCAAGCAGGTGGACGTGATTCCGGATATTTACCCGCACATCCAGCGTCTGCACAACGAGTTAAAGCACGCACTGCGGGAGAGAGAAGAGTACCGGGGGTCTGCTTCCGCCTCGGCAGAGACGCTGGCGAGGGCGCAGAAGGCCCTGGGCGACCAGCGGATGAAGCTCAAGCGTGCAGAGCAGGAGAAGAGCAGACTGGTCGAGGAGACCAAGAGGCTGATGGCTCAGTGCAGCGCCTGCGAACCCGAAGTCAGGAAAATGGACGGGAAATACCAGGCCCTTGTGCAGCAGACCGTGAAGGTGGCTTTGGAGAGGAACAAGGTTCTGATGCAGGCCAAGCCGGCTCAAAGTCAATCATCTTCCCCTATTCGGTGCAGGACTTGCAGGGAGATGAGGCGAGGGAACCCGAATGGTCCATAACCACTTCCCATCAATATAATAATGCTTTATTGTATTATGGAACATAATCCCAATAAATTTGCTGTCCAAACCAACGCAGTGCTTCATATAAACTAtctatgtttatttattgcaagTGTATACcccaaaataaaatgttatttcaaaTTTAACCACAAGAGGGCGATGGAACCCAAATGGtccacattcattaattttttatcgctttttcctcacttcatatcaatataataatgctcTATTGtgttatggaacataaacacgaTAAATTTGCTGTCCAAAACAACGCAGTACTTCATATGCACTAtctatgtttatttattgcaagTGTATACaccaaaatgcacatttccgaccccaaaataaaatgtaatttaaaatgtaaccaCAAGAGGGCGGTAGAACCCAAGTGATCATAACCACATCCtatcaatataataatgctcTATTGAATTATGGAACATAATCCCGATAAGTTTGCTGTCCAAACCAACGCAGTGCTTCATATGCACTATCTATGTTTATTAGTTGCAAGTGTATTCACCAAAATGCACCGTTTCGACCCCAAAATATTGTGTAATGTGTTATTTCAAAACATTGtatgttatttaaaatgtaaccaCAAGAGGGCGGTATTTACCAACTATTTACTGCATACCGGTGTGTTTGTCCATCCAGGGGAACACAGTGAACAATGAAAAGATACAACTTTGTAATTTTGTTAAGCAAATTATGCTAAaaagttttatatattttatattaagaaAATTTGTATTGGTTTTATTAGTAGTATCAAttttctttgctctttttctatctcaattttctttttgttgtatttattttgtttgtcagaatattataactttaataATTCACcctgtgctactaaaataatttttttctcatattttcaatttgagtttttttttctaatatatttttactttattcacataaaattccagctgttttccaacttgtttgtttaaaaaaaaaatacaccttgAACTTTACAGTACTAAAATGACCTTATTTTGAACGACATATTGCAGCCGAAGGGCTTTGttggaggtttgccaccagctgcttataatgatctgccttgtagcttccaagaaactctgatgcaaaaTTTTGCTTATACACCAGTGTTGTCACAAAGTTCAATATTGCAAAATGTGACTTCTCCCGGTCGTAGTACTCGTTCCCAAAGTGCTCGCTCGGAAAGCGGCAGCCGACTTCCTTCTGTGGTCGCAACCCCCGAAAATAGTTGAGTTCTTGAATAGCGGCCCTTGAAGTGGCTGCTAGACTTACAGACGGTGACCTCATGCGCTCTGCTGCTTCTTATTCATAATATTCCCTCCCTCAAAGATTCCATGCTTTTGAGGAATGTGACAGGAATTCAACGTTCCACCCTTGTTTTCATCTCTCGCGAGCAATTACGCCAGCATAAAGACGACATACATTTTGTACCACCCAAGCAGGCCTCCGCTGTTTGTCTCATCTTCCTTCCCTCCGTGCTTCCGCTCTGTATTGTGTATATATGGGAAGGCTCCATCCCAAATATCTCACGCTCATtggaattccaccctcgcccgcCATGCTCCGACTGCTGCCCTCCCagcttgtctgtttttttttttttttttcgctgacCCACCCGTCCACCTCACATCCTGCAGACACCGCTTTGTGTCTCACCTTGGTGAGACTGACACATCCAGGCTCTGCTAGCTCGCCTTAGTCCTGCTAAAGCAGCCAAGTACACAAGGAGTTACAATACTCTTTACATCCGATGCgttattgttcatattgtgactacccagcatgtcttgcgggcATTTGCAAATAACTGTGatgtgttaacttgctgtggttgtggtgtttttgttttgttgcaccttGAGAATCTATACTGATAACTTTAGTGTGTATATACTTTCTAAAATTTAGATTtaactgtagtttgtgcacacagAAGGACTGGAACAAATATGGATGTGAGCAACAGTACCTGTTGATAATCAAAAATCATGACACTATCACCACAtcctactatcaggagaaccacaGAATAGAGGGGGtgaagccacctgctgtggcccagcaaggtgcactgtattcggacacATGCTCAGAGCAGCCGGTGTGCTGCTATGGAGGTCATTAAAACTACAGTATAGAGGGGGTGGAGCCACCTGTTGTGGCCCAGcagggtgcactgtattcgggcacatgctccgagtAGCTAGTATGACGCAATactgataattttttttgtgtgcttggTGGTTTTGTTCTCCGCATCACAACGCATTTTTTGACAACTAGTACAAAATGTCTTCCTCGGAATGTGATTCcctctctttttttgttgttgtatcaTCCTCAGATCTCTTGCGGCAAGACATTCCAGCGTCTCGTCGCCATTGGGTGGCCGGTACTTGGGGCAGCTGGTCAAGACGTGGTCAACTCCGCAAGGCCCCACCGCTGCAGTGATTCTCCGAAACGTCGGAGTAGGTACCACTCTCTACAGTCTCCGGAATGTGTTTGTTTACCGCTGAGCTTAGGGGAAGTTAACCTCACAGGCAGGGGGggaaaggagcgcttgattagCTCACCTGCATAGTACACTCTCACCTGTTTTTGAACTTATTGGTTATcagagctatttttaatgttatcagaTTATCATGAGTTGGTGCCCGGTAGTACTGGTCGCCATTTTTGTAGTCCGTTTGCAGAAAGAATAATCTGTCAATTCCAACATGTTGCTGTGTAATTGATTCCCTTGCCTGGAGGAAGCATTCACTTCTCAATAAATCAGTCTGTGTCCAAAGGGTTaaactctgcaaaaaaaaaatgttgctcatGGGCCCTGCGGCTTCATCCGTCATCCTCCACGGGGCCAGTATCAATTTGCCAGGAATTTGAATTGataaaatgcaacatttgtcataaatagattacatttcCTGCAGCGATTGGCTGGAATAAAATGCAgacttagcccccccccccagcctttGACAATATTAGTTTATGTAGTTCAATAAACATCAATATCAATAGTTACTCTGGACGCAATATTAGGTACCTGCATCACTGAGACCCAATAGTTGGATTTTAGACAATCTCattataaagataataatgcatacttttgattgacacttagtcggctttgtttctcataatataacattcattcattcattcattttctaccgctttttcctcacgagggtcgcggggggtgctggagcctatcccagctgtcttcggacaagaggcggggtacaccctggactggtcgccagtcagtcataatataacatattatatgtaatatataccAAATTCTCTTGTTGTTggaatacatgttttttttcctctgttttgactttttttttcatttttacagttttttaaaaatatatttttttcataatattatgactttattcctctaaaaatgtttaattttatatttttaaaaacaaaaacaggcacccggactgcactttggacacagtTTCAGAACAGAGAGCCCGCTTCCGACCttagtttttaacatcattagagccctgtagacatgaaatagcacccctatagtcacctttaacaCTCATATTCCCCAAAATGGTATCCATAATCGGAGAAAATAAGTCTTTTGCGCTTGTGTGTTGCTGGGAATCTTCTCCGgctattccggtttcctcccaaattccaaaaacatgcatgctaggttaattgacaactctaaattgtccatagatatgaatgtgagtgtgaattattgtttgtctatatgtgtcctgtgattggctggcaaccaatccaagcgtgtaccccgcctctcacctgaagtcaggtgggataggctccagcgtacccccaCGACTGTAATGAGAATAAGCTGTATACTGCTTTCTTTGTATTTCCATGACTTGAGTGTGAGTGATTGCAGGGTGTTTTGGTTGGTGCCAGGTATTGGGGGAGGCGGGGGGTGCTGATCTAATCAGAGGTGACAggaggtaaaaaaacaaaaaaagggggcCTGAATGTGTGGTCACAGGCTGCGGTGGTCTTGAAAATAGAAGACGGACACTGGGAAAGAAGGCAATTCCTCCTCGTGACTGACTGTCCATCGCCGCAAAATCACACAGCCGGGAACGCTAAATACGTTCCCATCGCCTTTGATGGCGAGATGAAATGAAAGTCACGTTTTTCGTGGTACAGCGCCAGCCTCCGTCTTATCCACGCTGCCATCATTCAACGGGAGCTGTCACGGCGGCATCTCCAAGACGTTAACTCCGTCTAAGCGCCACGTTACCGCACGGTTTGGCAGGCCATCACAGCGTTTTTCCCCATCTCGGCGATGACCCCGAAATTGCTTTAGGCTTTAATTTCCATCCCGCGGTgcttgttgtttacaatgacaGGCTTTCGTCAAACAAGAAACAAACACTTACCAAGCGGTTTTGTAATCCCTGCGAAAAGCTCACGGACCGTAAAGTCCGCTTAACGACGCCAGAAACCATACGGGAAGATTTGGAATAATGTATGCCTTAACGATTGTTGGGGACAAACGAGACAATCACATGACTCCCTAACGATGACATCATCGTGACTAAATGTCTTTGTCGTCCAAAACAATGTAGTAAGGTTTGTAGGGAGGGTGAACTTGGGCCTATTTGGTCATCAGACAGTCATGGCGAGGAGTTCcccagccacacacacacacacacacacacacacacgtcacgtTAGGCGGTTATTTTCCTTCCTTTGTGAGGCAAACGCTCCActttgagtaataataatagacatttATAGTGTTTTGGTAAAGGAGTAGGTCAGTCATTGTTGTGATGCTGGAGCCTGCCTAGCAAAAGTACTAATTAGGACCAACTTTTTTTGGTAGTTCACGTGAAAATTAGAGGATAACAGTTGGTACCATCTTTTGCTGCAGCTAATGACCGGAACACCCGACAAAACTCTCAGAAACTTTTAAACAAAACTCACAACTATTAGGCCTATTGAAATATATCCCATtgctttaatgttgttgtttgatgcttttcattcattcattttctaccgcttttcctcacgagggtcgctcggggtgctggagcctatcccagctgtcttcttggggcgagaggcggggtacaccctggactggtggccagccaatcacagggcacatatagacaaacaaccattcacactcacattcatacctatggacaatttggagtcgctaattaacctagcatgtttttggaatgggggacctttctaaacatgattagagccctctagacatgaaataacacccctacaatcacggttttgattaaatatatttgtattttagttcatttagacattttacacttaattcattcattcattttctaccgcttatcctcacgagggttgcagggggtgtaAATGTGggaggtacccggagaaaacccggggagaacatgcaaactccacccagagatgcccgaggatggaattgaatcctggtctcctagccgtgaggtctgcgcgctaaccactagaccgccgtgtctagtgtaggggtgttatttcatgtctagagggctctaatcatgtttagaaaggtcccccattccaaaaacctgctaggttaattggcgactccaaattgtccataggtatgaatgtgagtgtgaatggttgtttgtctatatgtgccctgtgattggctggccaccagtccagggtgtaccccgcctctcgccccaaaacagctgggataggctccagcacccccgtgaccctcatgaggataagcggtagaaaattaacgaattaatggtaccttttgggtgttaagttgctgtgtgatgaggtaaatgttatttgtaagatgacaccatgagtcagacatgcaggcctcacggctaggagaccccagttcaattccaccctcggccatctctgtgtggagtttgcatgttctccccgtgcatgcgtgggttttctccgggtactccggtttcctcccacattcca from Doryrhamphus excisus isolate RoL2022-K1 chromosome 21, RoL_Dexc_1.0, whole genome shotgun sequence includes these protein-coding regions:
- the LOC131108429 gene encoding sperm-associated antigen 16 protein-like: MEQENVVDHEEDEDEYDDEDSLSEEDLEATVQTINEREKRAQTLSSGFELPVTVDDFLRSFLSEMGMTATLDCFQAEWTEAVHRRLVDPKQVDVIPDIYPHIQRLHNELKHALREREEYRGSASASAETLARAQKALGDQRMKLKRAEQEKSRLVEETKRLMAQCSACEPEVRKMDGKYQALVQQTVKVALERNKVLMQAKPAQSQSSSPIRCRTCREMRRGNPNGP